Proteins found in one Aspergillus puulaauensis MK2 DNA, chromosome 8, nearly complete sequence genomic segment:
- a CDS encoding uncharacterized protein (COG:S;~EggNog:ENOG410PKSA;~InterPro:IPR011009): MANQGPLDKKCPNWQHHGSHKHLMGPREFTYKLHLQLTQNRNKGFEPLHIRGRTGYLMKATLLSHGYTVVIKAIIKEKQHTLQAEGDNYHRLRSLQGYQIPVCLGDFEPSITYWYHGQLMAHMMVLSWSGTRLQRIISKENLNFFHKERGRALKALKEHGAEHKDKEWRNILWDEQTRSLVVVDLEDMEWLKRPRPLQPTSGNSLGRGLVQRQKNKRRCLSSLAAACKS; the protein is encoded by the coding sequence ATGGCCAACCAGGGTCCTCTGGACAAAAAGTGCCCCAACTGGCAACACCACGGCAGTCACAAGCATCTGATGGGCCCGCGGGAGTTCACGTACAAGCTACACCTTCAACTCACCCAGAATCGAAACAAAGGGTTTGAGCCGCTACATATCCGTGGTCGGACGGGGTATCTCATGAAAGCAACTCTATTATCTCATGGGTATACCGTGGTCATCAAGGCTATAATAAAGGAGAAACAGCATACCCTTCAAGCAGAAGGTGATAATTATCACCGCCTCCGAAGCTTGCAAGGGTATCAGATCCCGGTCTGCTTAGGCGACTTTGAGCCAAGCATCACATACTGGTACCATGGTCAATTAATGGCGCACATGATGGTCCTGAGCTGGTCTGGAACTAGGCTCCAGCGGATAATTAGTAAGGAAAATTTGAATTTCTTCCACAAAGAGCGCGGCAGAGCTCTGAAGGCTCTAAAGGAGCATGGGGCTGAACACAAAGATAAAGAGTGGCGTAATATACTGTGGGATGAACAGACGCGCAGTTTGGTTGTCGTTGACTTAGAGGACATGGAATGGCTTAAgcggcctcggcctctccaACCGACATCTGGCAATTCATTGGGTCGTGGTCTCGTCCAACGACAGAAAAATAAACGAAGGTGCCTGTCCAGCCTGGCTGCTGCCTGCAAATCATGA
- a CDS encoding uncharacterized protein (COG:S;~EggNog:ENOG410PXCI;~InterPro:IPR010730;~PFAM:PF06985): MAEHLFFPDEPPKPLSICYHGPLYDGGDWDTYPTRQGWESEPGTQKFRSGTIPQDYHAMISCWLYFGMLHYVFGDELDQADFLLTEGEGEGKDGHRQYLTTKHLERYIGRTKDWKKDSRGVRSVEIIKKVCEQLPRYSPYLSAQICLAIQLACHALWHVTVKRDGPQNRPSFVQHWMFLRADHVEQMVKDGWCPLDAEKCRKAGGEVDTPAYLLQLVRTKPAWNKRNHELCNKTECVADNVDESLYVTRHVQEDCSCEHVHADIKALHEILEGGGIPLVEITPPEEDSKHYTVKVVKKRTSKPYVAVSHVWADGLGNPHSNSLPNCQLGLLYERARMLLTDKEYTPQYQSGPFGAMHTSAARFAHRAFNSAKRGDNSVLVWIDTFCIPHAREVRSLAIQRIRDVYVGAYRTMLLDSEIRQVDSRSASNLELCLRVLYCSGWIRRLWTLQEGLAAKSKLYVILSDKPVNISTIADELLTKLDQGKIPVFQERIARFAAGVWYSYFQHTIDYASKFEKFVDVFTSPFIDASISQDQLIAWNWFNVATRASSRDGDRPIVLAGVLNLDVGEILKVKESDERMRKLYTMLDEFPKDVLFQEGPRFEEDGMRWAVRVCRYTDEIQYLAHGPGKITPRGLQIAEVPSWTFPSPRAFDVRTLDHDDGQSAWEEWLKVSQIDPDVPATVLLLKTKEPVDFHLHDIQGIILDESKNSRPGRLHQCALVSVQTTDDGLYYGRYTSVGTIQSVSLGLGNFPEEGYFVGSTWDDLQKRDWVVG; this comes from the exons ATGGCGGAGCATTTATTCTTTCCTGACGAGCCCCCAAAGCCCCTCTCGATTTGCTACCACGGCCCACTCTACGATGGAGGCGACTGGGACACATACCCCACGCGGCAAGGTTGGGAGTCAGAACCAGGGACACAAAAGTTCCGTTCAGGCACCATTCCGCAGGACTACCACGCCATGATCTCGTGCTGGCTCTACTTTGGCATGCTTCATTATGTCTTCGGCGACGAACTAGATCAGGCTGATTTTCTCCTCACggagggggaaggggaaggaaaggacGGTCACCGGCAGTACCTTACAACAAAGCACCTGGAAAGATATATTGGCAGAACCAAAGACTGGAAGAAGGATTCGCGCGGCGTGCGATCCGTCGAGATCATCAAGAAAGTCTGCGAGCAGCTTCCCAGATATTCGCCGTATCTTAGCGCGCAAATATGCCTGGCTATTCAATTGGCATGCCATGCGCTTTGGCACGTCACGGTCAAGCGAGATGGGCCCCAGAACCGACCAAGCTTTGTTCAGCATTGGATGTTTCTCAGAGCAGACCATGTAGAGCAGATGGTCAAGGATGGATGGTGCCCCCTTGATGCCGAAAAGTGTcgcaaggctggtggtgaggtGGACACGCCGGCGTACCTGCTTCAATTGGTGCGTACCAAACCAGCGTGGAACAAGAGGAATCACGAGCTCTGTAACAAGACAGAATGCGTGGCGGATAATGTAGACGAGAGTCTCTATGTTACTCGCCACGTGCAGGAGGATTGCAGTTGCGAGCATGTCCACGCCGATATCAAGGCATTACATGAGATTCTCGAGGGCGGAGGGATTCCTCTAGTTGAGATCACGCCTCCGGAGGAGGACAGCAAGCACTACACGGTAAAGGTCGTGAAGAAACGGACTAGCAAGCCCTATGTGGCCGTTTCCCATGTATGGGCAGATGGACTAGGCAACCCGCATAGCAATTCGCTGCCGAATTGTCAATTAGGACTTCTCTACGAGCGCGCAAGGATGCTCCTCACTGACAAGGAGTATACCCCCCAATATCAAAGCGGACCGTTCGGGGCGATGCATACCAGTGCTGCGCGATTCGCCCATCGTGCGTTCAACTCAGCTAAGCGAGGGGACAACTCGGTCCTGGTATGGATTGATACATTCTGCATACCGCATGCACGTGAGGTGCGCAGTCTGGCGATTCAACGAATCCGCGATGTTTATGTCGGTG CGTATCGGACTATGCTTCTCGACTCGGAGATTCGGCAGGTGGACTCGCGGTCTGCAAGCAATCTAGAGCTCTGCCTTCGGGTCCTGTACTGCTCAGGCTGGATCCGCCGACTATGGACACTGCAAGAGGGCCTGGCCGCGAAAAGCAAGCTATACGTCATTCTCTCTGACAAGCCAGTCAACATCTCTACAATTGCCGACGAGCTTCTCACCAAGCTTGACCAGGGCAAGATTCCCGTCTTCCAGGAGAGAATTGCCCGGTTCGCCGCCGGCGTTTGGTACTCCTACTTCCAGCACACCATCGACTATGCGTCCAAGTTTGAGAAATTCGTCGACGTCTTCACCAGCCCTTTTATTGATGCGAGCATTTCGCAGGATCAGTTGATTGCTTGGAATTGGTTCAATGTTGCTACACGGGCTTCTAGTAGGGACGGCGATCGTCCAATCGTGCTAGCCGGTGTCCTCAACCTTGATGTAGGGGAGATCCTCAAGGTAAAAGAGTCTGACGAGCGCATGCGGAAATTGTACACTATGCTAGACGAATTTCCGAAGGACGTGCTGTTCCAGGAGGGGCCGCGGTTTGAAGAAGACGGCATGCGTTGGGCCGTTAGGGTCTGTCGGTATACAGATGAGATTCAGTACCTTGCTCACGGACCTGGGAAGATCACGCCTCGAGGGCTCCAGATTGCAGAAGTACCTTCGTGGACATTCCCGTCCCCTAGGGCATTTGACGTCCGTACCCTTGATCACGACGATGGGCAATCAGCCTGGGAGGAGTGGCTTAAAGTGTCCCAGATTGACCCAGACGTCCCAGCGACAGTGTTACTTTTAAAGACGAAGGAACCGGTCGACTTCCATCTGCACGATATACAGGGGATAATTCTAGACGAATCGAAAAATTCTCGTCCTGGGCGACTACATCAGTGTGCATTAGTATCAGTGCAGACAACAGATGATGGCCTCTATTACGGGCGATATACCAGCGTGGGGACCATCCAGTCCGTTAGCCTAGGCTTGGGCAACTTCCCGGAAGAGGGCTACTTTGTGGGCAGCACTTGGGATGATTTGCAGAAGCGCGACTGGGTTGTTGGTTAG
- a CDS encoding putative general amidase (COG:I,J,T;~EggNog:ENOG410PKVC;~InterPro:IPR023631,IPR036928,IPR020556;~PFAM:PF01425), giving the protein MTTNQASWEERVFRKQRECFNKIPLEWRVPDDLLSTFKKPMSEYKHDFIRANLIRRSGILTARELKITENYTVRELTTELAKGALTSAEVTLAYCKRAAVAQQLVGCLTETMFPEALERAQYLDSLRAQGNLAGPLHGLPVSIKDNFHYKGTEATIGMVAFMDEASKETSPLVDILLRLGAVIYVKTNVPQTMMTSEAQNNVFGRTLNPWNTAINPGGSSGGEGALIALRGSPLGVGTDIGGSIRIPALCCGTYGFRPSASRVPNGKMRACNTPGMRFILSVAGPLCLDLEGIQLFFETLFAAQPALYDSTVLDIPWRKLDALPPKKKLRIGVIPEHPAFPLHPPVRRTLTSAITLLKAAGHDLIPLSTAETLIMELNEVAMHLFGLDQAAISHVVAANEPVAPAILHIGTQVERLRSFHKSTISPDPSGLADSMGKFTILNARRAELRDKYRTLWRKYGLDVCIAPPAQSTAVRHDGFGLAPYTIFLNCLDYPSVVIPYGKVDEVDKGRKFELRHNQVGPGYDYDLLKGAPCAVQLFTTTLRDEECLQIAKMVNDCLNGERQVHTCFLRGRYN; this is encoded by the exons ATGACTACCAACCAGGCCTCATGGGAAGAACGGGTCTTCAGGAAGCAAAGAGAGTGCTTCAACAAAATTCCACTAGAATGGAGAGTCCCGGACGACTTGCTGTCTACGTTCAAAAAGCCCATGTCCGAATATAAGCACGATTTCATCCGAGCAAATCTCATTCGCAGATCCGGCATCTTGACAGCTCGAGAACTCAAGATTACAGAGAACTATACAGTCCGTGAGCTTACCACCGAGTTGGCAAAGGGCGCCTTGACGTCCGCAGAAGTGACTCTGGCGTATTGCAAAAGAGCGGCAGTTGCGCAGCAGCTG GTTGGATGTCTAACAGAGACCATGTTTCCCGAAGCACTAGAGCGAGCTCAGTATTTGGACTCCTTACGTGCGCAGGGGAATCTGGCTGGGCCACTGCATGGCCTTCCTGTTAGTATTAAGGACAACTTCCATTATAAAGGGACAGAAGCGACAATCGGAATGGTGGCGTTTATGGATGAGGCCTCGAAGGAGACCTCGCCATTAGTCGATATCCTTCTAAGGCTTGGAGCGGTGATCTATGTCAAGACAAACGTGCCTCAGACGATGATG ACCAGTGAAGCCCAGAACAATGTCTTCGGCCGTACGCTGAACCCCTGGAATACAGCCATCAACCCGGGAGGCTCAAGCGGTGGCGAGGGAGCCCTAATCGCACTGCGAGGGTCACCCTTGGGCGTTGGCACTGATATCGGCG GCTCGATACGTATCCCTGCCCTCTGCTGTGGTACCTACGGCTTCCGCCCGAGCGCCTCGCGCGTTCCCAACGGCAAAATGCGGGCTTGCAACACCCCCGGGATGCGCTTCATACTCTCCGTTGCGGGCCCTCTCTgcctggatctggagggGATACAACTTTTTTTCGAGACGCTCTTTGCCGCGCAGCCCGCCCTCTATGATTCCACCGTTCTCGATATTCCCTGGCGGAAGCTGGACGCCCTCCCTCCGAAGAAAAAATTAAGGATAGGCGTCATCCCCGAGCACCCTGCATTCCCCCTCCACCCTCCGGTGCGCCGCACGCTAACATCAGCAATCACCCTTCTCAAAGCAGCAGGCCACGATCTGATCCCCCTCTCAACAGCGGAAACCCTGATCATGGAGCTCAACGAAGTAGCCATGCACCTCTTCGGCCTCGACCAAGCAGCCATTTCGCACGTCGTCGCCGCAAACGAGCCTGTCGCCCCCGCAATTCTGCATATAGGCACACAGGTTGAGCGTCTGCGATCATTCCACAAGTCAACTATCTCCCCTGATCCCAGTGGCCTGGCTGATAGTATGGGGAAATTTACGATCTTGAATGCCCGCCGTGCTGAACTTCGCGACAAATATAGGACGTTGTGGCGCAAGTACGGCCTTGATGTTTGTATTGCGCCGCCGGCGCAGAGCACGGCGGTGAGGCATGATGGATTTGGCTTGGCGCCGTATACGATATTCTTGAATTGTTTGGAT TACCCGTCTGTTGTTATTCCTTATGGGAaggtggatgaggttgataaGGGGCGGAAATTTGAGCTTCGACATAATCAAGTAGGGCCGGGGT ATGACTATGATTTACTCAAAGGTGCGCCGTGTGCGGTCCAATTGTTTACAACCACTCTCCGCGATGAGGAGTGCTTGCAAATTGCAAAGATGGTGAACGATTGTTTGAATGGGGAAAGGCAAGTACATACATGCTTTCTGAGAGGCCGATATAACTGA
- a CDS encoding uncharacterized protein (COG:G;~EggNog:ENOG410PHEZ;~InterPro:IPR020846,IPR011701,IPR036259;~PFAM:PF07690;~TransMembrane:12 (i53-76o88-109i121-139o145-172i179-203o209-229i296-321o341-364i385-404o410-437i444-467o479-501i);~go_function: GO:0022857 - transmembrane transporter activity [Evidence IEA];~go_process: GO:0055085 - transmembrane transport [Evidence IEA]) has product MDIQSRDSTSSRTFPPGTVLLEDRRASVTELILNPTPSDDPDDPLNWSPLRKAVNFALTCSYVCFTFVLVDINSLAYRGYIAELGLTYATFNMASGSNFIGLALGCLFFLPCVHKFGRRPIYLLSATVQFACAVWWANFHKAGELIGVSLLAGLAGSISEAIVMITIVDLFFVHQRGRLNGVFVLMQSIGTTGGPIAGGYIVVDLGWRWMWWIVAIFLGANLLLVLFFFEESKYCPSLDGSTTSPGQELATIHSTDAKDNKNTAEPGRPSRKSIRQRLALVTRTPGPIFQHFYQPLIVLLLFPAVAFTAATYGIMLAFFSASASAGAYFLIYPPYDFSPSAIGLFHLGGFIGALLATLSMAPLIDWVIIRLAKRNNGVFEPEMRLWMSVPAALINCAAMLLYGIGFGDGLHWAILAFAQGLFGFGFITTADVALTYLSDSYPEILADALVAVVFIRNGFAAIIRFAFTDWIGGMGIRNTFILIGMIALSLAILPVLLIFFGKRARVKTAEKYRRYARRQQVQRHF; this is encoded by the exons ATGGATATCCAAAGCCGGGACTCTACCTCATCACGCACGTTCCCACCAGGAACTGTCTTGCTTGAAGACC GACGGGCCTCTGTTACAGAACTAATTCTGAACCCCACGCCCTCAGACGACCCCGATGACCCATTG AACTGGTCCCCTCTGCGCAAGGCAGTCAACTTTGCCCTCACTTGCAGCTACGTCTGCTTCACCTTCGTGCTGGTCGACATCAACAGCCTAGCGTACAGGGGATACATAGCGGAGCTCGGCCTAACCTACGCGACATTCAACATGGCCAGCGGCAGCAATTTTATCGGCCTCGCGTTAGGCtgtctcttcttcctcccctgcGTGCACAAATTCGGTCGGCGTCCAATATATTTGCTCAGCGCAACTGTCCAGTTCGCCTGTGCCGTGTGGTGGGCCAACTTCCACAAGGCTGGAGAGTTGATCGGTGTAAGTCTGCTCGCTGGCCTGGCGGGCTCGATCAGCGAGGCTATTGTAATGATTACCATCGTGGACTTGTTTTTCGTTCATCAACGTGGCCGGCTCAACGGTGTTTTCGTCCTCATGCAGAGTATTGGGACGACAGGGGGTCCTATAGCTGGCGGATATATTGTCGTTGATCTcgggtggaggtggatgtggTGGATCGTGGCCATATTCCTGGGTGcgaatctccttctcgtgctgttcttcttcgaaGAATCCAAGTACTGCCCAAGCCTGGATGGCTCGACGACCTCACCTGGACAAGAGTTAGCCACAATTCACAGCACCGACGCAAAAGACAACAAGAATACAGCTGAGCCAGGCAGACCAAGCCGGAAATCCATCCGCCAACGTTTGGCCTTGGTTACGAGAACACCGGGTCCAATCTTTCAACACTTCTATCAGCCCTTGattgtcctcctccttttccCAGCTGTGGCCTTCACGGCAGCCACATACGGAATCATGCTCGCATTCTTCTCCGCGTCCGCCTCGGCCGGCGCATACTTCCTCATCTATCCACCTTACGACTTCAGTCCTTCTGCGATcggcctcttccatctaGGAGGATTCATCGGGGCTCTCTTGGCCACATTGAGCATGGCACCATTGATCGACTGGGTAATTATCCGTCTTGCGAAGCGAAACAACGGCGTCTTCGAGCCTGAGATGCGTCTCTGGATGAGCGTCCCAGCTGCTCTTATCAACTGTGCTGCTATGTTGCTGTATGGAATCGGTTTCGGGGAT GGCCTCCACTGGGCCATCTTAGCCTTTGCCCAAGGCCTTTTCGGTTTCGGCTTCATCACTACCGCCGACGTCGCCTTGACGTACCTATCTGACAGTTATCCAGAG ATCCTCGCCGACGCCCTAGTCGCGGTGGTCTTCATCCGCAACGGCTTCGCGGCAATCATCCGCTTCGCCTTCACAGACTGGATTGGTGGAATGGGAATCCGGAACACATTCATCCTTATTGGGATGATTGCGCTATCTTTAGCTATTCTTCCGGTTTTattgatcttcttcggcaaGCGGGCCAGGGTGAAGACGGCCGAGAAGTATAGACGTTATGCGCGAAGGCAGCAGGTCCAGAGGCATTTCTGA
- a CDS encoding uncharacterized protein (COG:S;~EggNog:ENOG410PNX7;~InterPro:IPR010679,IPR010621,IPR037049;~PFAM:PF06742,PF06863;~SECRETED:SignalP(1-21)): MKLSILKYSVWLARLVPSTYSTTLGQAGPSVDEATEFSLIYGYPLLAYAQFALPLLSGKYGTNTLDHGRGLATAAFQSVVRPNVDTLYSMAVLDLSAKDLVIEIPPMGDRYWVFPFYDLYGNNYANIGSVSNNSPGKYRISYANDIGQEPGIQLCEEKAQRCRNQDRDCNGLRGYINSPTPYGALVGRFLVKNNDSDLQSIHSLQNQTSLYSVLADRKHPTPELAAALVNESLSSDVPTRIMQMAARFTPFNPSRNISDQPRVECMLRKAGIHDGRFTPTGINLTAIAERSQQDVLRHASSPPMVVDLKNNWYGISPPAQGDYGTDYKERYYIAYYGYLALVSSQAVYPTYRDPTNEGSATLFLASKEAYTITFSSKPPLAQDGFWSITAYDAEQYLIPNPLNRYALGDRSDLTSQCSTGPENASFQILVQPADAEPPQNWTSK; the protein is encoded by the exons ATGAAACTATCCATTCTGAAATACTCTGTGTGGCTGGCGCGGCTTGTGCCTTCCACCTATTCGACCACTTTGGGCCAGGCGGGACCTAGTGTGGACGAAGCCACCGAGTTTTCCTTGATT TACGGGTATCCCCTTCTAGCCTACGCACAGTTCGCCCTTCCTCTATTATCAGGCAAGTATGGCACCAACACTCTCGACCACGGGCGAGGGCTAGCCACCGCTGCGTTCCAGAGCGTCGTACGTCCCAACGTCGACACTCTTTATTCTATGGCCGTGTTAGATCTTTCTGCAAAAGACCTGGTTATTGAAATTCCCCCGATGGGGGATCGCTATTGGGTATTCCCCTTCTATGACCT CTACGGCAACAACTATGCCAATATAGGCAGCGtcagcaacaacagtccAGGCAAATACCGCATCAGCTATGCCAACGACATTGGACAAGAACCGGGGATTCAGTTGTGCGAAGAGAAAGCTCAACGCTGTAGAAACCAGGACCGCGACTGCAACGGACTTCGGGGGTATATCAACTCCCCTACACCTTATGGTGCCCTTGTTGGCCGGTTCCTTGTGAAAAACAACGACAGTGACCTGCAATCTATTCATTCCCTTCAGAACCAGACGTCTTTGTATTCGGTTCTTGCGGACCGAAAGCACCCGACTCCTGAGCTGGCCGCTGCCTTGGTGAATGAATCGCTGTCGAGCGATGTCCCAACGAGAATTATGCAGATGGCTGCTCGATTCACACCCTTTAATCCTTCGCGCAATATCTCTGATCAGCCGCGTGTAGAATGCATGCTGCGCAAAGCTGGTATTCACGACGGCCGGTTTACACCGACCGGAATTAACCTGACTGCGATAGCTGAAAGATCCCAGCAGGATGTGCTTCGCCACGCCTCCAGTCCGCCAATGGTAGTCGATCTCAAAAATAATTGGTATGGTATATCGCCGCCTGCACAAGGAGACTATGGCACAGACTACAAGGAGCGGTATTATATTGCCTACTATGGATATCTAGCGCTGGTATCTTCACAGGCTGTCTATCCAACTTACCGCGATCCGACGAACGAAGGTAGTGCCACTCTCTTTCTGGCTTCGAAAGAGGCGTACACAATTACATTCAGTAGTAAGCCTCCGTTGGCACAGGATGGATTTTGGAGCATCACTGCGTACGATGCAGAGCAGTATCTGATCCCCAATCCACTTAATCGATATGCTTTAGGGGACCGCTCCGACCTTACCTCACAGTGTAGCACTGGCCCAGAAAACGCTAGTTTCCAGATCCTGGTGCAGCCCGCAGATGCTGAACCTCCTCAGAATTGGACATCAAAGTAA
- a CDS encoding uncharacterized protein (COG:S;~EggNog:ENOG410PMIF;~InterPro:IPR010730;~PFAM:PF06985) — protein MDGSEPYQGPLTRPRTSDTGAAVLGSDGEDKDHIGHDAERPPSSPSSFSDSDSDSHTSWLTQASLQPLRVVVAPFVEPPASEEHAEWHKLRSFLYLLRFGSRESPHRVPAVVEALDRTQASVLDLLAEWWSGRPYDTALPAIKRHQFLLALSASDRETFCFHFNELKDLCFERDLVYLNDAGRMRQLSYNGDSCNCKQSIQFLERSKEDMLESTGASYHKTMFSLYYIEFDPSAQWQDLDVDIATVRDFASGRAALERIGLRALIQVSSFDNAGTACPPNPKVKDFLRPLPSILNPCHWLSSDEPVGLPYYLWDIELRRTVETAGLRGPDIRYAIISHTWGRLREGCATESVRGVPWQVPKLTSYDVKQLPELIMDAGFAEPYLWLDLFCIPQEMSVDWQARICKAELPRQLAIFRNSSAAAIWMNDVASWDNTAEAAAWLGLRFLKRSYEDSSVIYQDLCEAYDALETATQSASSRCDLMDRTEPVEEVAQRTMAPAWFTSLWTLQEIIIRPDMILLDKQWRPLTVGNELLITFDSLITLLNELSDIQDAPTGVATLISGYEDHQMHLLARNSRLDCLILGVHRQSTSPRAPAVMSALGATSWFRGQTLRQFQSPEDADRLVLGLYPLDFVQEVRKLVGAPFFSCSNTVATLVIDEDTAEPAPGYPLRGTMLPFMPIPSGLLKSYVHPHKDHVGDFHDPTVRRWRVQLDGSVFLPRVAVIASNTMVLKTPFQAKCWMESNDPEDTTSRHTVSRTFPLQEWICKFSGEAHAICTVFHYERMAGIILHRVKDSEAFVKAGTFDHDWAGRDDHAKIALPFRTVCDVGWHVL, from the coding sequence ATGGACGGCTCTGAGCCATATCAGGGCCCTCTTACACGCCCTCGAACGAGTGACACCGGGGCCGCGGTGCTGGGCAGCGATGGTGAAGACAAAGACCACATCGGCCATGACGCAGAAAGACCCCCCAGCTCACCCTCATCGTTCtcggattcggattcggattcgCACACCTCTTGGCTCACCCAAGCATCGCTTCAGCCTCTCCGTGTCGTAGTTGCGCCATTTGTGGAGCCGCCAGCATCTGAAGAGCACGCTGAGTGGCATAAGCTCCGAAGTTTTCTCTATCTACTGCGCTTCGGGTCAAGAGAATCGCCGCATCGGGTTCCGGCGGTGGTAGAGGCACTCGATCGAACGCAGGCATCtgttctggatctgctggcaGAATGGTGGAGTGGACGACCGTATGACACTGCACTGCCTGCGATCAAACGACATCAGTTTCTATTGGCCCTCAGTGCGTCCGACAGGGAGACATTCTGCTTCCACTTTAACGAGCTGAAGGATCTATGCTTTGAGAGGGATTTGGTCTACTTGAATGACGCGGGCAGAATGCGACAACTGTCCTACAATGGGGACAGCTGTAACTGCAAGCAATCTATACAATTCCTCGAAAGGAGTAAAGAAGACATGCTTGAATCGACGGGGGCCTCGTATCACAAAACGATGTTCAGCCTTTACTATATCGAATTCGACCCCTCCGCACAATGGCAGGACCTAGACGTAGACATCGCCACGGTTCGGGACTTTGCAAGTGGTCGAGCAGCTTTGGAACGAATTGGGCTTCGCGCGCTGATACAAGTCAGTTCATTCGACAATGCTGGCACGGCGTGTCCGCCAAACCCCAAGGTAAAAGACTTTCTTCGGCCGCTTCCCAGCATCCTCAATCCTTGTCACTGGTTGAGCTCCGACGAACCTGTCGGCCTGCCCTATTATCTATGGGATATCGAGCTCCGTCGTACAGTGGAGACTGCAGGCCTTCGCGGACCGGATATTCGATACGCTATAATAAGCCACACGTGGGGACGACTGAGGGAAGGGTGTGCCACGGAAAGTGTGCGCGGCGTTCCATGGCAGGTTCCCAAGTTGACTAGTTACGATGTTAAGCAGCTTCCTGAGCTGATCATGGACGCCGGTTTTGCAGAGCCATATCTGTGGTTGGATCTCTTCTGCATACCCCAAGAGATGTCTGTTGACTGGCAAGCACGCATTTGTAAGGCTGAATTACCAAGGCAGCTGGCTATTTTCAGGAACTCGAGCGCCGCGGCCATATGGATGAACGACGTTGCCAGTTGGGACAATACCGCggaggctgctgcttggctggGGCTGAGATTCTTAAAGCGTTCCTACGAAGACAGTTCGGTTATATATCAAGATCTCTGCGAGGCATACGATGCGCTTGAGACTGCCACGCAATCAGCATCATCCCGTTGTGACCTCATGGACAGGACTGAGCCTGTGGAAGAGGTCGCACAGAGAACGATGGCGCCTGCATGGTTTACCTCGTTGTGGACCCTTCAGGAAATCATTATTCGCCCCGATATGATCTTGTTGGATAAGCAGTGGCGGCCTCTAACAGTCGGTAATGAGCTGCTCATTACCTTCGACAGCCTCATAACACTCCTTAACGAGCTATCCGACATCCAAGACGCCCCAACTGGGGTGGCGACGCTGATATCAGGATATGAAGACCACCAAATGCACCTCCTTGCCAGAAACAGTCGACTTGACTGTCTCATATTGGGCGTGCATCGCCAATCCACAAGCCCCAGGGCGCCAGCAGTCATGTCCGCGCTGGGGGCAACCAGCTGGTTCCGCGGGCAGACTCTTCGACAGTTCCAATCGCCGGAGGACGCTGATCGTCTAGTTCTCGGTCTCTACCCACTCGACTTTGTTCAGGAAGTCCGCAAACTCGTGGGTGCGccattcttctcctgctccaaCACGGTCGCCACTTTAGTTATTGATGAGGATACGGCAGAACCAGCACCCGGCTATCCACTCAGGGGCACGATGCTCCCATTCATGCCTATACCTTCCGGCCTTCTCAAATCCTATGTGCATCCCCACAAGGATCATGTTGGCGACTTTCATGACCCGACTGTACGCCGCTGGCGGGTTCAGCTCGACGGGAGCGTCTTCCTGCCCAGGGTAGCGGTCATTGCATCTAATACAATGGTGCTCAAGACACCCTTCCAGGCGAAGTGTTGGATGGAGAGCAATGATCCAGAGGATACCACCTCCAGGCACACTGTGTCCCGCACATTCCCACTGCAGGAGTGGATATGCAAGTTCAGTGGCGAAGCTCATGCCATATGCACTGTGTTTCACTACGAGCGAATGGCCGGAATTATTCTGCATCGTGTAAAAGATAGCGAGGCATTCGTCAAGGCCGGGACATTCGACCATGACTGGGCTGGGCGGGACGATCACGCTAAGATAGCACTGCCATTTAGGACGGTTTGTGATGTTGGCTGGCATGTTTTGTAA